CCTTGAAGCATATCGGTTTTGTTACCAGCGGCATAGATGGGCTTGACACATCTGTTATGAGAGAAATTCTAAATGGCAGTGAACGGGCGGCAAATGAACAAGGCTACCTGGTAATGTCCACCGGGTTGTCAAATAAGCTTTATCACAAACTCGATGACTGCATACGCGAAGCAAATGACAACACTCAAAAGATTATAAATCTGATATCAAGCAGAATTTTAGACGGTTTGTTGATTGATAAGACCCGGCTTGCAGACCCCCAATTGGAACTGCTCCAAAAATCAAAAGTTCCTTTTGTGGTTATTAATAGTTCGCCTGTCATGGAAAGACAACTGCATCAGTCGCTATATTGGGTTGGAATTGACCATAAAAAAGGCGGCCAGATTGCTACGGAGTACTTAATCGGCTATGGACATAAGCGAATAGCAATGATAATTCCTGCCATATCTCATTACAGGCTATATGACAAAAATGACCAGATTGTCGATTTTGGTCCGGGAATGGTTCTCGACCGTTCAATGGGCTATAAAGCTGCTTTGCAGAATTCAGGTTTTGAAGTTAATGATGATTTAATATTTGAAGCTTCGCCTTCAGAACGCATGTCTTTGTTGAAAGTAGTTGACCAAATTTTAAGACTGGAAAACAGGCCTACCGCAATATTTGTGGCTGATGACAACATGGCAGTATTGACTATAAACTATTTGAGGGAAAGAGGTTTTAAGGTTCCTGGAGATTTTTCCATTTTAGGTTATGGCAATTTATCTGCCTGTTATTCGGCGGTACCAAAATTAACCACAGTAGATATCCCATGGGCAGAGATGGGTTATATGGGGTTTAAAATACTTGTCTCGCTACTGCTGAATAAAGATAAAGAACAGGTTGAGCATTTTAATATTTTAGAGCCGGAGTTATTGGAGGGTGCCTCTGTATCGGCTCCATGTGATAGAAATAAATAAAAATTATTAACGGAGAGGATTATGAAAAGAAAAAAGTTGATGAGGGCAAAGGCATTTACTCTTGTTGAATTGCTGGTTGTTATTTCGATTATGGCGATGTTGCTGGCTATTTTGATGCCGGCTTTGCAAAAGACACAGGAATCAGCCCGAAAAGTGGTTTGTTCGAGCAATCAGAAGCAAGTAAGTGCGGGATTTTCTCTTTATTGCACAGCAAATGGAGGCCTATTGCCTCCTTACATGACAACTCCGGTTTATGAGCCAAATCATACATGGTTTGCGCTAATTAGTCATTATTTCAGCCAAACAATAAAAAAAGTGGGAAATACAGAAGTTGCAGTGCTTATCTGTCCTTCGAGAAGGGCAAAATATCCAAAAACACTTGGCACTCAGCCTAATATGGAAGGGACATTTGCAGCTGTTGATTATGGGGTCAATTATGGAATGAATGAAGGTTTGATTAATGCTGTACTGCCGTTTAGTTCAAGTACTGTTATTCGTTATCCCTGGTCGGCTTCTCCGCCTAACGGCTATGGGGGGGTAACGTCTGCTAAATACGAAGAGGTTCGTAATCCCAGTCAGATTTTTTTGGCAATGGACTCAGCAGTTTATAAAACGGGAGAAGGTTATCGTGTTGGTCCTGTAATTTTTGCGCCTTATAACTACGAATCAAAAAGAGAAAATCAAAAAAGCACGCACCCACTGGATTATGATTTTGATGGCGATGGGCTGTTAGACAGCAATAAAGCAATATTAGAAGGAAAATCTTCGGAATTGCCATATGCGTATAATGGTTCCGACCATAAACGGCATGGTTCGGGTCCTGTAGTAATATTTGTAGACGGCCATGTAAGGCAGGTGAGGACTGCAGACTGGATTGAAAAAGACCATTGGGCATGGAAATGATTAGCGAGTTTTTTTATAAGGAGGAATAGTAATGATGAAAAAGAAAATACCGTATAAATTATATCTGATGTTTTTAACTGTTTTTATTTCAACCGGTATGTGTGAAACATTGCTATGGAAAGTTGATTTTGAAAATGGTTTTACTCCCGCAGTTGGCGGTGGTACGGTCGATATTGTCGGCCAGGGTACATATGTAAATATATTATATGATAACGACCTGCAAAGCAATGTAGTGCAGGTCGGTCTGCCCGGCGTTACAGGTAGTCCTGCCTGTCGTTTGTCTTATACGAATATAGACTCTTCGATATTTGGCAAACGCGGTAAAGTAACGCTCAAATTTAAAATTGATACATCTTTAGAAACGCAGACTAATACGGCATTTGTCAGTGCCAATCCAGGTACAGGTTCAATTTATTATCCTTACTGGTGGATGGCTTTTGCAACAACGCCTGACATCGTTACTGGTGATCCTGTATATGATTATCCTCTTACAACGACCTGCCAGATAACAGGTGATCCTTACAGTGGTGCTCGTTATTATCCGCCGTCAGCGGGAATTTATCCGCCGCAACCTTCGGGTGAGCCTGCTTTGCAGGACAGACTACCTTATGGAATAACTGCAGGTTGGCATACTTTTGAGTTGATTTGGGCGCAGGTTGAAGAGGGGGACCCGAATGTTTGGGGTGTTCCGCGAACGCGTGCAGATTTAAGAATTTCCATCGATACAGATCCTAACCTTGTTCTTGAATACAAAAATGCTCTTTGGCATCCGCCGGGTTTATTTACATTGCTTAATATTGGTTGTCAATGGCTTGGCAGCGGGTCAGCGACTTATCAAGCAGGTTTGTCAAACAGGTTCATAGATGATGTTTGTATCTGGAGCTATGACCCTCCTCAATGCGGCGCTCTTGGTACGGTTTATATCGAAGGCGATATTAATAAGGATTGCAAGTTACAGATCAAGGACTTTGCCCTGCTTGGACAGGATTGGATTAAATGTAATGACCCTAATAATATTGATTGTCAATAAGCGAGGATGGTAAGATGAAGAAAATAAATAATTTAATATTTATCGTAAGTATATTTTTAACTTTGAATTCCGCGTTTTCAACATTTGGCGCGGTGAGATGGTCTGTTGATTTTGAAAATGGGTTTACCGCCTCTGATGGAACTGCTGTTATAAATTTGGGAAATCTCAGTAATCCATTTGATAGTAATCAGCAGGTTTATCTTTTGTACGACAGCAGTAAAGCAAGCAATGTACTGCGAGTTAAAAGAAACTGGCAGGGAAGCAATGCAAGGCTTCACTATCAAGACCTTGCGGCGTCTGTTTTCGGAGAGAGCGGAAAAGTAACTCTCGATTTCAAAATACCAGCAGAATTGGATCCTAATTTTAACAATATTTGTTTTGTTAATCCTTCCGAACTGACAGGTGAATCGGCTACGCTACAGAACCACTGGTGGATTGGTTTAGGGGGAGCTTCTGAAACTCCTAACAAAAATTTGGTAGCGATTCGTTCAGGTTGCTATTGGCCTATAGTTGATGCCGGGAATTATACGAAAACAACATATAATTATATGCAGCAAATACCTGTTTTTGAAAGCGGATGGCATAGTTATGAATTTATATGGTATCGCACAGAAGATAATGATCCTGAACGCGACCGCGCGGATATTATGGTAAAAATTGATGGCGAGGTTGCCTTGGCTATGCACAATGCTTACTGGACTTGGCCGGGCAGTACAAAGGTTGCGATAGGATGTGAATATATGGGTTCACCTCTTGCTCCAACCCGTCAGGCAGGTTACGCAGATAATGCGGAAAATCCGGTATTAATAGATAATGTCAAAGTGTGGGATTATACGCCTTTAATATGTGGTCAACCTGGAGTGATGGAGTATATGGATGCTGACATAAATAACGATTGCTATATAGGTTTAAGTGATATGAAGGTTTTAGCTGAAAATTGGCTGAAATGTACCGATCCTGAAAACACAGAATGTGACGAATATTGGCGTTAATTTGAAAGGAAAGGAGGTATCTAAACGAAAGATATATTTTAGTACTTAGTTTTTACAGGTGTGTTGCCTGTAGAGAAGATTTTTTAATTGGAGGAATAGAGAAATGAAGATGAAAAAATTGTTAGGTTTAGTTATTTTAATGGCAGCGGTACCAGCAATGGCGAGTGGCACTTGGTCCCTAGATTTTGAGAATGGGTTTACAGCTTCCAGCGGCACCGCATTTGTCAATTATGGTGATTTGGCAAATCCAGGTAATACTGCACAGGAAGTTCATGTAGAAGCAGACCCTGTTAGGACAAATAATACGGCTTTGGATATAGACATGATAAATACAACAACGCCGAGATCGTTGTTGGCTTATACAGGTACAGATTTTATCCCGACATATCAGAGCGGCACACTTGATGTAGAATATTATCAATACCTTGATGCATACAACAGAAGTGCTATGTTATTTACAATGACAGATGGTACGCCCAGCGTTGCCGGTGACGAGTATATAGGATTCAGCATTGTCAAGACCACGGCCGGTGGTTGGGGACTTGCGACGCTTGCTTACGACAACCTTAATGGCACAATGGTATTGACAAATACAACATACGCTGCGCCGGCTTCGCTTTTTACCGCTGGCGGCTGGCATTCAATAAGCTTTACCTGGGAATCTATAGGCTATAGTGAAACGTTAGGAAGAAATGCAGCGGTAATAAACGCCTGGATTGACGAGATACAGGTAGCTGAGAATGTTACAGTAGGTTGGGCACAATTTGATACCAGTATGCTTACGGTCGGCTGCCGATGGCTTGGCTCTGGGACCAATGGTGCCAGTCAGCTTGACGGTAATGAGCGTGGAGATTTGATGGATAATTTAGTGGTAACTCCGGAACCCGCAACAGCTTTATTGCTGTTAATTGGTTCTACTGTTTTATTCAGGAAGAAAAAATAATTTCTCTTTGGTTGCAAAACTGAAGTCTTATATAAACCATGAAGGTTATCAAAGGCGTCAGCGGCGCTGACGCCTTTATTTTATCGATTTTTGAATCACGGAGATAGTGTATTATGCACTGGATTGATTGGACTATAGTTGCTGCCTTTTTATTTTTTCTTGTTTTAGTGGCATTACATACCAGCAAGTACACCAAAAGCGTAGCAGATTTTTTATCTGCCAATCGCTGTGCACGAAGATATCTTTTAGCAGTGGCTGGTGGTATGTCTTCGATAGCTGCAACCAGTGTTATGGGTTATTTTGAAATGTACTACAACAGCGGTTTCAGTGCTGCTTGGTGGCAATTAATGCCTTTGCCTATCGGCCTTTGTATAGCACTGTCAGGATGGGTTATCTACAGATTTCGTCAGACTCGCGCAATGACACTTGCTCAGTTTTTTGAAATGCGTTACAGCAGGCGTTTCAGGATTTTCGCAGGTATTCTTTGCTTTGTTTCGGGGATTCTTAATTATGGAATATTTCCTGCAGTTACGGCAAGATTCTTTATTTATTTCTGCTCTTTGCCGCAGCAATTTGAGTTTTTCGGGATTACAATCAGTACGTTTGCGGTGGTTATGTTTACGCTGCTTTTTATAGCTCTGTTTTTTACTTTTACAGGCGGTCAAATTGCGGTAATGGTTACAGATTTTATACAAGGCTGTTTTTTTAATATCGTTTTTATAATTATTACGTTGTTCCTTTTATTTTCTTTCAAATGGCCTTTAATAACAGAATCTTTGTTTGCCGCTCCGGCAGGAGCAGCTCTTGTAAATCCTTTTCGCAGCGGCAAGCTTACAGAATTTAATTTTTGGTTTTTTGCGATTCTGGTTTTTTCTAATTTCTACAATTATATGGCATGGCAGGGGTCACAGGGCTATAACAGCGCCGCTCTGAGTCCTCACGAGGCAAGAATGGGCAAGATACTTTCAAGCTGGCGTGTAATAACGATATGGTTTACGTTTTTGCTTGTTCCGGTTTGTGTTCACGTTTTAATGCAAAATCCAAATTTTTCAAATATTTCTTTACGAGTAAACGAAATTATAAATAGTGTTGATAATTCGGCCATAAAAGGACAATTGGTTGTACCGGTAAGTATGTCGTGTTTTTTACCTACGGGTTTACTTGGGCTGATGTGTGCTGCGATGTTGGCGGCGTGTATCACCAACGATGATACCTACCTGCATTCATGGGGCTGTATATTTATACAGGATGTCGTGATGCCGTTTCATAATAAGCCTATTACGCCGAAGACTCATATGAAACTTCTAAGGATTTCAATTATTGGTGTAGCGGTATTCGCGTTTATTTTCAGCCTTGTATTTCCACTCAAAGAGTATATTTTTATGTGGTTCGCAATT
The window above is part of the Planctomycetaceae bacterium genome. Proteins encoded here:
- a CDS encoding PEP-CTERM sorting domain-containing protein (PEP-CTERM proteins occur, often in large numbers, in the proteomes of bacteria that also encode an exosortase, a predicted intramembrane cysteine proteinase. The presence of a PEP-CTERM domain at a protein's C-terminus predicts cleavage within the sorting domain, followed by covalent anchoring to some some component of the (usually Gram-negative) cell surface. Many PEP-CTERM proteins exhibit an unusual sequence composition that includes large numbers of potential glycosylation sites. Expression of one such protein has been shown restore the ability of a bacterium to form floc, a type of biofilm.); translation: MAAVPAMASGTWSLDFENGFTASSGTAFVNYGDLANPGNTAQEVHVEADPVRTNNTALDIDMINTTTPRSLLAYTGTDFIPTYQSGTLDVEYYQYLDAYNRSAMLFTMTDGTPSVAGDEYIGFSIVKTTAGGWGLATLAYDNLNGTMVLTNTTYAAPASLFTAGGWHSISFTWESIGYSETLGRNAAVINAWIDEIQVAENVTVGWAQFDTSMLTVGCRWLGSGTNGASQLDGNERGDLMDNLVVTPEPATALLLLIGSTVLFRKKK
- a CDS encoding LacI family transcriptional regulator, which produces MSNVITTMDVAKRVGVARSTVINVLNKKHSSRYSDDTRKKIFEAADEIGYNIDLMARAIKSTLKHIGFVTSGIDGLDTSVMREILNGSERAANEQGYLVMSTGLSNKLYHKLDDCIREANDNTQKIINLISSRILDGLLIDKTRLADPQLELLQKSKVPFVVINSSPVMERQLHQSLYWVGIDHKKGGQIATEYLIGYGHKRIAMIIPAISHYRLYDKNDQIVDFGPGMVLDRSMGYKAALQNSGFEVNDDLIFEASPSERMSLLKVVDQILRLENRPTAIFVADDNMAVLTINYLRERGFKVPGDFSILGYGNLSACYSAVPKLTTVDIPWAEMGYMGFKILVSLLLNKDKEQVEHFNILEPELLEGASVSAPCDRNK
- a CDS encoding type II secretion system GspH family protein, coding for MKRKKLMRAKAFTLVELLVVISIMAMLLAILMPALQKTQESARKVVCSSNQKQVSAGFSLYCTANGGLLPPYMTTPVYEPNHTWFALISHYFSQTIKKVGNTEVAVLICPSRRAKYPKTLGTQPNMEGTFAAVDYGVNYGMNEGLINAVLPFSSSTVIRYPWSASPPNGYGGVTSAKYEEVRNPSQIFLAMDSAVYKTGEGYRVGPVIFAPYNYESKRENQKSTHPLDYDFDGDGLLDSNKAILEGKSSELPYAYNGSDHKRHGSGPVVIFVDGHVRQVRTADWIEKDHWAWK